From Mucilaginibacter rubeus, a single genomic window includes:
- a CDS encoding Imm52 family immunity protein: MIDSFYIGAYWETKKELLEDVIEPTLQTLEQLSELDEQFYNFYELGTSRKQAFENRIPLEFGYIKELYQKRLKKADLDQNGYSKIGYGLSLWTGQNEDESSQISFNVGSSSNKIRNRCLIKIPTEGVARERLLQLNKVKEIIKLLILKWNPDLVVLTSKELSTALDITNDLGWVTYVKAKQRKTKYKSSSRMVHESNYHGGDLFYLTTDNGLVYDYNLINEYQSLKKQIQ; this comes from the coding sequence ATGATTGACTCATTTTATATCGGAGCTTATTGGGAAACGAAAAAAGAGCTACTCGAAGATGTTATTGAACCAACGTTGCAGACATTAGAACAGCTAAGTGAACTGGATGAACAGTTTTATAATTTTTATGAACTTGGAACCAGTCGAAAACAAGCTTTTGAAAATAGGATACCGTTAGAATTCGGATATATAAAGGAACTTTATCAGAAAAGATTAAAAAAAGCAGATCTTGATCAAAATGGTTATAGCAAAATAGGTTATGGGTTATCTCTCTGGACCGGTCAGAATGAAGATGAATCAAGTCAAATTTCTTTTAATGTTGGAAGTAGCTCGAATAAGATAAGAAATCGATGCCTTATTAAAATACCAACAGAGGGTGTGGCAAGAGAAAGATTACTTCAGCTTAATAAAGTAAAAGAAATTATTAAACTTTTAATTTTAAAATGGAATCCTGATTTAGTTGTTTTAACATCAAAAGAACTTTCAACGGCTTTGGATATAACAAACGACTTGGGCTGGGTTACTTATGTTAAAGCTAAGCAACGTAAAACTAAATATAAATCAAGCAGTAGAATGGTACACGAATCAAATTACCACGGTGGCGACCTGTTTTACTTGACAACCGATAACGGTCTTGTTTATGATTACAATTTGATCAATGAATATCAATCATTAAAAAAACAAATACAGTAA
- a CDS encoding phage exclusion protein Lit family protein: MEKSNDIPVLYIDALYGNIDETFRTGNKKMADELLALFAKGKVKGLDLKPTMYPMRGPYADLNTQFIVLQAGFLSYLWTVCYFMIGLIDLYQERAQQPVTVVRLSDDNEFMMLNNTLGWGRSLKFGEEDEVTSWPDYIPNPTQSERRVLQANHIFVLATCYLMYHEVGHLVLHADAKDFIKMTKSRDYVLSNEDKRRIRTMEIQADSYALDCMLISIDDEHERYMRFLGTIVAQLSEFFVRTFPAHTLGGQHPDLDERLKRILHRVDVQYPGYKLNLDLTASIGLQLFFALTFTDYIPEDQNNFGFDNFDALTKYLFDIIGEWKNKYHEEANKNH; the protein is encoded by the coding sequence ATGGAAAAAAGCAACGACATACCAGTTCTTTATATCGACGCTCTCTATGGAAACATTGATGAAACATTTCGAACGGGCAATAAAAAAATGGCTGACGAGCTATTGGCGCTATTTGCAAAAGGCAAAGTAAAAGGGCTCGATTTAAAACCAACAATGTATCCGATGAGGGGACCGTATGCAGATTTGAATACTCAGTTCATCGTGCTACAAGCTGGCTTCCTCTCATACCTGTGGACTGTGTGCTATTTTATGATTGGACTGATAGACCTCTATCAGGAACGGGCACAGCAACCGGTAACGGTGGTGCGGCTAAGCGACGACAATGAGTTTATGATGCTCAATAATACCTTGGGATGGGGCAGATCACTCAAATTCGGAGAAGAAGATGAGGTGACATCGTGGCCTGACTATATACCAAACCCTACGCAGTCTGAACGGCGTGTACTACAGGCAAACCACATCTTTGTTTTGGCAACCTGTTATCTGATGTATCACGAAGTAGGGCATTTAGTACTGCATGCGGATGCCAAAGATTTTATTAAAATGACGAAAAGTCGCGATTACGTCCTTTCCAACGAAGACAAACGTAGAATTAGAACAATGGAAATCCAGGCTGATTCATACGCCTTAGATTGCATGCTTATTTCAATTGATGACGAACACGAGCGATATATGAGGTTTCTGGGTACAATCGTAGCTCAATTATCAGAATTTTTTGTTCGCACATTCCCAGCGCATACGCTTGGAGGGCAGCACCCGGATCTTGATGAACGATTGAAACGCATCCTACATAGAGTTGATGTACAGTATCCGGGATATAAGCTCAATCTTGATCTTACTGCTTCTATCGGTCTGCAACTGTTTTTTGCTCTAACATTCACCGATTATATTCCCGAAGATCAGAACAATTTCGGTTTCGATAACTTCGATGCGTTAACGAAATATCTCTTCGATATTATTGGAGAGTGGAAAAACAAGTATCATGAGGAAGCTAACAAGAACCACTAA
- a CDS encoding helix-turn-helix domain-containing protein, with translation MYGAKIRMIRELRGYSQENIAAKLGMTQASYSRIENNQTKLDTSLLEKLAKELGVSASDIMSAEPVVVNFYGPNHGSAPFGSIGTINVEQKELYEKLLSTKDEEIAHLKLIIESLLSKK, from the coding sequence ATGTACGGAGCAAAAATCAGAATGATACGGGAGTTGCGCGGCTATTCCCAAGAGAATATCGCGGCTAAGTTGGGAATGACGCAAGCAAGCTATTCCCGCATCGAGAACAACCAAACGAAGCTTGACACTTCCCTGCTTGAAAAGCTTGCGAAAGAGCTGGGGGTGAGTGCGTCGGACATCATGAGCGCCGAGCCTGTAGTGGTGAACTTTTATGGGCCGAATCATGGTTCGGCTCCATTCGGGTCAATTGGCACCATCAACGTTGAACAAAAAGAGCTCTACGAGAAATTATTGTCGACCAAAGACGAAGAGATCGCCCATTTGAAATTGATTATCGAATCGTTGTTGTCAAAAAAGTGA
- a CDS encoding relaxase/mobilization nuclease domain-containing protein has product MAIVKILARHSPSYASLIRYILNEDKSDKMQVFTNNLRSDNIPGYVQEFIENETFRQQSRTDHVYLYHEIISFHADENKALLSPEVLDDLVQEYIRLRGHTGVMIGAVHHDQEHVHVHFCVSALHFRTGLSFGLSKAQLHELKHSFQEYHQQRYPGIDKSTVEHGKAMPYLRHGQWHANQRELIAEMARRCFAEAKSQQQFFELLRARRLDYYERHGRPAGVEANGVKMSFSRLLADMRLDALPVERSEEEQALQEIRRIRERQAGRDREERDWEERAR; this is encoded by the coding sequence ATGGCAATCGTCAAAATTCTTGCTCGTCATAGCCCTTCGTATGCTTCCCTGATCCGGTACATCCTGAACGAGGACAAGAGCGACAAGATGCAAGTGTTCACCAACAATCTCCGCTCTGACAATATCCCCGGCTATGTCCAGGAATTTATCGAAAACGAAACCTTCAGACAGCAGTCGCGTACCGATCACGTGTATTTGTACCATGAGATTATTTCGTTCCACGCTGACGAAAACAAGGCCTTGCTGTCGCCGGAGGTGCTGGATGACCTCGTGCAGGAATACATACGCTTGCGAGGCCACACAGGCGTCATGATCGGTGCCGTGCATCACGATCAAGAGCACGTGCACGTGCATTTTTGCGTCTCTGCCTTGCACTTTAGAACCGGCCTATCGTTTGGCCTATCAAAAGCGCAATTGCATGAGTTGAAACACTCGTTTCAGGAATACCACCAACAGCGGTACCCGGGGATTGACAAAAGTACGGTTGAACATGGCAAGGCCATGCCGTATCTGCGGCACGGCCAATGGCATGCGAATCAGCGTGAGCTGATTGCTGAAATGGCACGGAGGTGCTTTGCGGAAGCAAAGTCGCAACAGCAGTTCTTTGAACTGTTGCGAGCACGGCGGTTGGATTATTACGAGCGGCACGGACGACCTGCGGGAGTGGAGGCAAATGGCGTGAAAATGAGTTTTTCACGACTGCTCGCTGATATGCGCCTTGATGCATTGCCTGTAGAAAGGAGTGAAGAGGAGCAGGCATTGCAGGAGATACGGCGCATACGGGAGCGGCAGGCAGGTCGCGACCGGGAAGAAAGAGACTGGGAGGAGAGAGCAAGATAG
- a CDS encoding type IV secretory system conjugative DNA transfer family protein has protein sequence MKEIISILLKCIQFIFSLIADLFSAIVDAFSKQKGFNAEFGSERSIASRFNNGFVISKNRRLSRKASFSNLLLVGPTGSGKTSRILLKNLFALKKCSLIVNDPSGELFMRSSGYLSQYFKILTINFSDTSASTGGFNILSRIKKPNDVNKIAHLLVATSLDKGNSDFWSISTKSLLSILIRLTLHQREQYRNMANVLHLLHTLAAYPERIDVLVANSKDEKLLLDYKSCISTPERTLQNIIASTKAALQLFDDPEIAKTTAQDNISFDEIRATPTIIFLHNSVGDQKYVSILNSIFFEQFYNHVLQRLPSKKELDLFVILEEASSMYIPLLALATANCRKARVGNIIAVQTKGQLKTFYKDDAENIAANCLTKLYLPGQTAMDELREIEALGGKSIYTDEKGIERVKSLITTDEIRLLPENRSVIISGNKPLIKGRTSPYYRSLIYSSYGKISSVSLERSIPDTPVPLIELK, from the coding sequence ATGAAAGAAATCATATCAATCCTATTAAAATGTATTCAATTCATTTTCTCACTAATAGCTGATCTTTTCAGTGCCATTGTTGATGCATTTTCGAAACAAAAAGGGTTCAACGCGGAGTTCGGCAGCGAGCGCTCAATTGCATCTCGATTTAATAACGGTTTTGTTATCTCCAAAAACAGACGGTTATCACGCAAGGCCTCATTTTCAAATCTTTTGTTAGTTGGCCCCACCGGATCCGGCAAAACGTCGAGAATTTTATTGAAAAATTTATTCGCGCTTAAAAAATGCAGCCTGATTGTAAATGACCCATCCGGCGAACTATTCATGCGTTCAAGCGGTTATTTAAGCCAGTATTTCAAGATACTTACCATTAACTTCTCAGACACTTCGGCAAGCACTGGCGGGTTTAACATTCTTTCGAGGATTAAGAAGCCCAACGATGTTAATAAGATCGCACACCTCTTGGTTGCGACAAGTTTAGACAAAGGCAATTCCGACTTCTGGTCAATTAGCACTAAAAGTTTATTATCCATATTGATACGCCTTACCTTGCACCAACGGGAGCAATACCGCAACATGGCGAACGTTCTTCATTTGCTGCATACCCTTGCTGCGTATCCAGAAAGAATCGACGTACTTGTTGCCAACTCAAAAGATGAAAAATTGTTACTGGATTACAAATCTTGCATTTCCACACCAGAACGCACCTTGCAAAACATTATTGCTTCGACAAAGGCAGCACTACAACTGTTTGATGATCCAGAGATCGCTAAAACGACCGCCCAGGACAACATCAGCTTTGACGAAATACGGGCAACTCCGACGATTATTTTCCTCCATAACAGCGTCGGCGACCAGAAATATGTAAGTATCCTCAATAGTATATTCTTTGAACAGTTCTACAATCACGTTTTGCAACGACTCCCGTCGAAGAAAGAACTCGACTTGTTTGTGATCTTGGAGGAAGCGTCATCAATGTACATTCCGTTACTGGCATTAGCGACAGCCAACTGTCGCAAAGCACGAGTTGGGAATATCATAGCCGTGCAGACCAAAGGCCAGCTTAAAACATTTTACAAGGATGATGCGGAAAATATCGCCGCCAATTGCCTCACTAAACTGTATCTCCCTGGGCAAACCGCTATGGATGAACTTCGGGAAATTGAGGCCTTGGGTGGAAAATCAATTTACACGGATGAAAAAGGGATTGAACGAGTAAAATCACTGATTACAACAGACGAAATACGCTTGTTACCCGAAAATCGCTCCGTCATCATTTCCGGTAATAAACCGCTCATTAAAGGCCGGACATCTCCGTATTATCGCTCGTTAATTTACAGCAGCTATGGCAAAATCTCTTCCGTTTCTTTAGAACGGAGCATCCCCGATACACCAGTACCACTTATTGAACTAAAATGA
- a CDS encoding recombinase family protein: MSELAIFQQFGKGSQLHAVQGSQCVIYTRVSTPDQTENLSLETQRKACVEYAKKHNYTIVESFGGTHESATNDERKEFTRMLDFVKKSRKRISHIIVYSLDRFSRNEHAIWLSAQLRKLNIEVISVTQPMDTTNPTGQMHQRLVMVFNQFENELRRQKCTAGMKEMLLRGDWPTKPPLGYDSIQKNGARTIVINATGKILRHAFIWKLEEDLSHDAIRARLAQKGVVLCRQRITAVLRNPFYCGLLSHNMLDGEIIQGNHEPLISRELFLRVNGVMDTHTHGYSIKEENEHIPLKRFLLCEKCNKPLRGYIVKKKGIHYYKCCTIGCGTNRNAQVLNDRFAEALEAFKLDHDPEVLHLIKQQTVATFNQYMQGHQDEHMMLVQKQQELNKKIERLEERFIEEELTADLYNKYTAKYNEELSDIETAIAEASQVSNLRECIGLAVDFAVNIAKKWVLADYFTKQRIQNLLFPSGIFYNKEMDECRTERVNSVFLYLAHLKQLTLKKQKDIVGFTMPLFDLTRSVAGTGLEPMTFGL, from the coding sequence ATGAGTGAGTTAGCAATCTTTCAGCAGTTCGGAAAAGGCAGCCAATTACATGCAGTACAAGGCTCACAATGCGTTATTTATACACGGGTGAGCACACCAGACCAAACCGAAAACCTCAGCCTTGAAACACAGCGCAAAGCCTGTGTCGAATACGCCAAAAAACATAATTACACAATTGTAGAAAGTTTTGGAGGAACGCACGAGTCGGCGACAAACGACGAACGCAAAGAATTCACCCGCATGCTTGATTTTGTAAAAAAATCCCGAAAACGCATCTCTCATATAATAGTATATAGCCTCGACAGGTTTAGCCGTAACGAACACGCGATTTGGCTAAGTGCGCAACTCCGCAAACTCAATATCGAAGTGATCAGTGTCACCCAACCGATGGATACAACAAATCCGACTGGGCAAATGCATCAACGGCTTGTCATGGTGTTTAATCAGTTTGAGAACGAATTAAGACGTCAGAAATGTACCGCTGGGATGAAGGAAATGCTTTTACGCGGGGACTGGCCGACTAAGCCGCCACTGGGGTATGACAGTATTCAAAAAAATGGCGCGCGAACGATCGTTATAAACGCAACCGGAAAAATATTGCGCCACGCCTTTATTTGGAAGCTTGAAGAAGATTTGTCGCACGATGCCATACGCGCCCGGCTCGCACAAAAAGGAGTAGTGCTTTGCCGTCAGCGCATCACTGCCGTGCTGCGCAATCCCTTTTATTGCGGCCTACTCTCTCATAATATGTTGGATGGTGAAATCATACAGGGCAATCATGAACCGCTAATATCCCGTGAACTGTTTCTTCGGGTCAATGGCGTTATGGACACACATACCCATGGCTACAGCATAAAGGAAGAGAACGAACACATCCCGTTAAAGCGGTTCCTATTGTGCGAGAAATGCAACAAGCCGTTGCGCGGATATATCGTAAAAAAGAAGGGTATACACTATTATAAATGCTGTACTATCGGCTGTGGCACCAACCGCAACGCACAGGTACTCAACGACCGCTTTGCAGAAGCGTTAGAAGCATTCAAACTTGACCACGATCCTGAAGTACTTCACCTTATCAAACAACAAACTGTCGCCACCTTCAATCAATATATGCAGGGTCATCAAGACGAACACATGATGCTTGTGCAAAAGCAACAAGAATTGAACAAGAAAATAGAACGGCTGGAAGAGCGCTTTATCGAAGAAGAACTGACCGCAGACCTCTATAATAAATACACGGCAAAATACAACGAAGAATTAAGCGACATAGAAACGGCGATAGCCGAGGCTTCCCAAGTGTCGAACCTGCGGGAGTGCATCGGCCTTGCGGTTGATTTCGCCGTTAACATAGCTAAAAAGTGGGTTTTGGCCGATTATTTCACCAAGCAACGGATACAAAATCTGCTCTTTCCTTCGGGTATCTTCTACAACAAGGAAATGGATGAGTGTCGAACCGAGCGGGTTAATTCTGTGTTTTTATATCTCGCTCATTTAAAGCAACTTACGCTAAAAAAACAAAAGGACATAGTAGGTTTTACTATGCCCTTGTTCGATTTGACTCGTTCCGTAGCGGGAACAGGACTCGAACCTATGACCTTCGGGTTATGA
- a CDS encoding nuclear transport factor 2 family protein, producing the protein MKTAKELLLAYLENINNPDKAIELFADDAVFELPYLANLGLPWQWKGREVIYNFLKNLPNTFGNFKFQNIRVHIDTPDQAFGEYDVNAIVNSTGRAYPQTYMGRVVAENGKIKLILEALDMAIVAKGMFPDGLAHLV; encoded by the coding sequence ATGAAAACCGCTAAAGAATTATTGCTCGCCTATCTTGAAAATATCAATAATCCAGATAAAGCCATTGAATTATTCGCCGATGATGCCGTCTTTGAACTTCCCTACCTGGCAAACCTGGGCTTACCGTGGCAATGGAAAGGCCGCGAAGTGATCTACAACTTCCTTAAAAACCTGCCTAATACATTCGGCAATTTTAAATTTCAAAACATCAGGGTTCATATTGATACGCCAGACCAGGCCTTTGGCGAGTACGATGTAAATGCCATAGTCAACTCAACAGGTCGGGCTTATCCGCAAACTTACATGGGACGCGTGGTTGCCGAAAATGGCAAGATCAAACTGATCCTCGAAGCGTTGGATATGGCCATAGTAGCTAAAGGGATGTTTCCTGATGGGTTAGCACATTTGGTTTAA
- a CDS encoding C40 family peptidase: MKPVKPAVLHASKKHKANKAAKLHSHTRLRHHYAEIETNYETGETTPDELVEFAQTLKGIRYRYGSSNPERGFDCSGFVNYVFTHFGISIPRSSSDFAPVKGIDIKDAKFGDLILFTGTRSHNYHSAGHIGIVISQPGEPLEFIHSTSGDENGVTITAMNDRYQRRYIKTIRVFKGDPQAQEEDEDAVPDTLQEAR, encoded by the coding sequence ATGAAGCCGGTAAAGCCTGCCGTACTTCATGCATCAAAAAAACATAAAGCAAATAAAGCAGCCAAATTGCACAGCCACACCAGGTTAAGGCATCACTACGCTGAAATTGAAACTAATTACGAAACAGGCGAAACCACACCCGACGAACTGGTGGAGTTTGCTCAAACGCTTAAAGGGATCCGGTACAGGTACGGATCAAGCAATCCTGAACGAGGCTTTGACTGTTCTGGTTTTGTGAATTACGTTTTTACTCATTTTGGTATTTCCATTCCTCGCAGTTCTTCAGATTTTGCGCCGGTTAAGGGTATTGATATTAAAGATGCCAAATTTGGCGACCTGATATTATTCACTGGCACCCGCAGTCACAATTACCATAGTGCAGGCCATATCGGCATTGTAATATCACAACCCGGCGAACCGCTGGAATTTATCCATTCTACCTCAGGCGATGAGAATGGCGTTACAATAACTGCTATGAATGACAGGTACCAGCGCAGGTATATTAAAACCATCCGTGTGTTTAAAGGAGATCCACAAGCACAGGAAGAGGATGAAGATGCTGTGCCTGATACCTTACAGGAAGCCCGTTAG
- a CDS encoding glycoside hydrolase family 127 protein, producing the protein MTTRKVTRSFLTLFSILMCLYTSLQAQSQSALHSFKLQQVTLLPGVFKDAQLTDKKYILALDPDRLLAPYLTEAGFKPKKKSYANWENTGLDGHIGGHYLSALSFMYASTHDAELNRRLDYMLAELKRCQNKTGSGYLGGTPGGTAMWKDIAAGKIEADTFALNKKWVPLYNIHKLFAGLRDAYTIAGKAEAKTILVRLTDYIYGVSLKLSDEQIQTMLISEQGGLNEVFADVSVITGQDKYLNLARRFSHKEILNPLIQGHDELNGLHANMQIPKAVGFQRISEVGGDADYGKAAQFFWETVTNNRSVVIGGNSVNEHFNPTGNFTKMITDIAGPETCNSYNMLKLTRHLFEHSVDVKYMDFYERVLYNHILSSQHPGHGGFVYYTSMRPRHYRVYSQPQVDMWCCVGSGMENHGKYGELIYSYRQKNIYVNLFIASRLNWAAQGLALSQQTQFPDKETTKLTVEAVKSGKFDINIRYPHWVKAGKLQIRINGANVPIDAQPGSYVKLNRAWKKGDAIEVRLPMELSTEALPDSSHYVAFLNGPIVLAAKTDTTDLDNLIADGDQFGGYRARGKMYPLNEAPVITGNLADVDKYLKPVAGKSQTFVAPELISPAKFKNLEFIPFYKLHDARYMIYWHEGNLK; encoded by the coding sequence ATGACAACCAGGAAAGTAACACGCAGCTTTTTAACGCTGTTTTCGATATTAATGTGTCTTTATACTTCCCTTCAAGCGCAAAGCCAATCCGCCCTGCATTCGTTTAAACTGCAACAGGTTACGCTTTTGCCCGGCGTGTTTAAGGATGCCCAGTTAACAGATAAAAAATACATACTGGCTTTAGACCCCGACCGTTTACTGGCCCCCTATTTAACCGAAGCCGGGTTTAAGCCGAAAAAGAAAAGCTATGCAAACTGGGAAAACACCGGCTTGGACGGGCACATAGGTGGTCATTACTTATCGGCCCTCTCGTTCATGTATGCCTCTACACACGATGCTGAACTGAACCGCAGGTTAGACTATATGCTGGCCGAACTAAAACGCTGCCAGAATAAAACAGGAAGCGGCTACCTTGGTGGTACACCAGGGGGCACCGCTATGTGGAAGGATATTGCCGCAGGTAAAATTGAAGCTGATACTTTCGCCCTAAATAAAAAATGGGTACCACTATATAACATTCATAAGCTTTTTGCTGGCTTGAGGGATGCCTACACCATTGCCGGAAAAGCTGAGGCTAAAACGATACTGGTTCGCCTTACAGATTATATTTATGGAGTTTCGCTCAAATTGAGTGATGAGCAGATCCAAACCATGCTTATTTCTGAGCAGGGCGGCTTGAACGAAGTATTTGCAGATGTGTCAGTTATAACCGGGCAGGATAAATACCTTAATCTGGCCCGGAGGTTCTCGCATAAAGAGATCTTAAACCCATTGATCCAGGGGCATGATGAACTTAACGGCTTGCATGCCAACATGCAGATCCCTAAGGCTGTAGGTTTTCAACGTATTTCAGAAGTTGGCGGCGACGCGGACTACGGCAAGGCAGCACAGTTTTTCTGGGAAACCGTAACCAATAACCGCTCGGTGGTGATAGGTGGCAACAGTGTTAATGAGCATTTTAACCCGACGGGTAATTTTACCAAAATGATAACAGACATTGCCGGGCCCGAAACCTGCAACTCCTACAATATGCTCAAACTCACCCGTCACCTTTTTGAGCACTCTGTAGATGTTAAGTATATGGATTTTTACGAGCGGGTTTTATACAACCATATCCTATCGAGCCAGCACCCTGGTCATGGCGGGTTTGTTTATTATACTTCCATGCGTCCGCGTCATTATCGTGTTTATTCGCAGCCGCAGGTTGATATGTGGTGCTGTGTGGGTTCGGGGATGGAAAACCACGGTAAATACGGCGAGCTTATCTACAGCTACCGGCAAAAAAACATTTATGTAAACCTGTTTATCGCCTCCCGCTTAAACTGGGCAGCGCAAGGGCTTGCGCTTTCACAACAAACCCAATTCCCTGATAAGGAAACCACCAAACTTACAGTAGAAGCGGTAAAGTCGGGCAAATTTGATATCAACATTCGTTACCCGCATTGGGTGAAAGCCGGTAAGCTACAAATTAGGATCAATGGTGCCAACGTACCAATTGATGCTCAGCCCGGCTCCTACGTAAAACTTAACCGTGCCTGGAAAAAAGGCGACGCCATAGAAGTACGTTTGCCCATGGAGCTGAGCACCGAAGCATTGCCGGATAGTTCTCACTATGTAGCGTTTTTGAACGGCCCTATTGTATTGGCAGCAAAAACGGACACAACAGATCTTGATAATTTAATTGCCGATGGCGATCAGTTTGGTGGCTACCGTGCACGTGGGAAAATGTACCCATTAAACGAAGCTCCTGTAATAACCGGCAACCTGGCTGATGTAGATAAGTACCTGAAACCAGTTGCCGGTAAATCGCAAACTTTTGTGGCTCCAGAGCTGATCAGTCCTGCCAAGTTTAAAAACCTGGAGTTTATCCCTTTTTACAAATTACATGATGCCCGGTATATGATTTACTGGCACGAGGGTAATCTGAAATAA
- a CDS encoding helix-turn-helix domain-containing protein, producing MKKEESSPHKFDSLSDVHRAFGLPKPLHPLISLISAANSPDTPRPPSGAHVLSFYKISYRPRLSAPIKYGQDYYDFDEGGLLFASPNQVIGGNNGHNETNCALYTLLIHPDFLWNYPFAKKIKQYGFFSYSANEALHLSEKEKITIISIFKFIEEELNSRIDDFSQDVIISQIELLLNYANRFYKRQFITRKAVNSDLLLKLEEILDEYFAGERSSSQGIPTVQYLSEKLNISPSYLSDMLRSLTGQNAQQHIHHKLIEKAKEKLSTTSLSVSEVAYELGFEHPQSFSKLFKTKTNLSPLEFRRSFN from the coding sequence ATGAAGAAAGAAGAAAGCAGTCCTCATAAATTTGATTCATTATCGGATGTGCACCGGGCTTTTGGTTTACCCAAACCGCTGCACCCGCTGATCAGCCTGATTTCTGCGGCAAACAGCCCGGATACGCCAAGACCGCCGTCCGGCGCTCATGTGCTTAGCTTTTATAAAATCTCATACCGACCAAGACTTAGCGCACCGATAAAATATGGCCAGGATTATTATGATTTTGACGAAGGGGGATTGTTGTTTGCTTCCCCAAACCAGGTTATCGGCGGCAACAACGGGCATAATGAAACCAACTGCGCCCTTTATACCTTGCTGATCCATCCGGACTTTTTGTGGAATTATCCGTTTGCGAAAAAGATCAAACAGTATGGCTTTTTTTCTTACTCGGCCAATGAAGCACTGCACTTGTCGGAAAAGGAAAAAATAACCATTATTTCCATTTTTAAATTTATTGAAGAGGAGTTGAACAGCAGGATAGATGATTTTAGCCAGGATGTTATTATCTCCCAAATAGAATTGCTGCTCAATTACGCCAACCGTTTTTATAAACGTCAATTTATTACGCGAAAGGCGGTAAACAGTGATTTGCTGCTAAAACTGGAAGAAATTCTGGATGAATATTTTGCCGGCGAAAGATCTTCAAGCCAGGGAATCCCAACGGTGCAATACCTTTCCGAAAAGCTAAATATTTCACCGAGTTACCTGAGCGATATGTTACGATCCCTTACCGGGCAAAACGCGCAGCAGCACATCCACCATAAGCTTATCGAAAAAGCGAAGGAAAAATTATCAACCACCAGCTTATCGGTAAGCGAAGTGGCCTACGAGCTGGGCTTTGAACATCCGCAATCTTTTAGCAAGTTATTTAAAACCAAAACAAATCTTTCCCCGCTCGAATTCAGACGGTCTTTTAACTAA